The proteins below are encoded in one region of Alosa sapidissima isolate fAloSap1 chromosome 24, fAloSap1.pri, whole genome shotgun sequence:
- the tubgcp2 gene encoding gamma-tubulin complex component 2, producing MSEFRIHHDVNELLSLLHVRGGDGAEVYIDLLQKNRTPYVTTTVSAHSAKVKIAEYSKTPEDFLKKYEELKSKNVRNLDPLVYLLSKLTEDKETLQYLQQNAKERTEMSANASAATSSTFTIPQTSTKMSMQELEELRKKLGNVTASSNVPQSAEVTRKMLRDKHNKKNPTQPIPVFPNWVYDRPALIGDFITGTTPVGDQAPPIGTIPLTAQEQALVEDLLFVLIGVDGRDITAQPVLGRQSRSFIVDTSLDMSIKELVNRILPVASCYSTITRFTEERSSFEYGQVNHALTAAMRMLMKEYLILVTQLEHLHRQGLLSLQKLWFYIQPTMRTMEILASIATSVEKGDCMGGSTLSLLHDRTFNYTGDSQAQELCLYLTKAASVPYFEILEKWVYRGIIKDPYSEFMVEEHELQKEKIQEDYNDKYWDQRYTIIQHRIPSFLQKMADKILSTGKYLNVVRECGRDVTCPDAKEVLYTLKERAYVEQIEKAYNYASKVLLDFLMEEKELVSRLRSIKHYFLMDKGDFFVHFMDLTEEELKKPVDDIIPPRLEALLELALRMSTANTDPFKDDLKIDLMQHDVITQLLRVLAIETKQEKALINADPTEVSLSGLEAFSFDYIVKWPLSLIINRKALTRYQMLFRHIFYCKHVERLLCNVWISNKMAKQFSLHSAKWFSTAFALRQRMLNFVQNIQYYMMFEVMEPTWHIMENNLKSASNIDDVLCHHTSFLDNCLKDCMLTNPELLKIFSKLMSVCVMFTNCMQTFTLSMRLDGEMNRLSREAPSTQSERAEEAEKKKQASKFVAEHMEALQSDAGFEATIGKFDSNFSTMLLDLLDKLSIYSTNDCEHSMINIIYRLDFNGFYTERLEKMAIERSQKAAA from the exons ATGAGTGAGTTTAGAATACACCATGACGTGAATGAGCTCCTGAGTCTCCTGCATGTTCGAGGAGGGGATGGAGCCGAAGTTTACATCGATTTACTGCAGAAGAATAGGACTCCCTACGTCACCACCACCGTCTCAGCACACAGTGCCAAG GTTAAGATAGCGGAGTATTCCAAAACACCAGAAGATTTTCTGAAGAAATATGAAGAACTCAAGTCAAAGAATGTGCGGAACCTTGATCCACTTGTTTACCTTCTGTCAAAGCTCACGGAAGACAAAGAG ACGTTGCAGTACTTGCAACAAAATGCCAAGGAAAGGACGGAGATGTCAGCGAACGCCTCAGCGGCGACCAGCTCAACGTTCACTATCCCTCAGACCAGCACAAAGATGTCCATGCAGGAGTTGGAGGAACTGCGCAAGAAGCTGGGCAATGTCACTGCCAGCTCTAACGTACCACAG TCTGCAGAGGTAACTCGGAAAATGCTAAGGGACAAACACAACAAGAAGAATCCCACTCAGCCCATCCCCGTGTTTCCTAATTGGGTGTACGACAGGCCTGCCCTCATTGGGGATTTCATCACTGGCACCACGCCTGTTGGAGACCAAGCACCACCCATTG GTACGATTCCACTCACTGCCCAAGAGCAAGCGTTGGTGGAGGACCTGCTCTTCGTTCTGATTGGCGTGGACGGCCGTGACATCACTGCGCAGCCTGTGCTGGGCAGGCAGAGCCGCTCCTTCATCGTGGATACCTCTCTGGACATGTCAATCAAAGAGCTGGTAAACCGCATCCTACCGGTTGCCTCCTGCTACTCGACCATCACACG CTTCACGGAGGAGCGTTCGTCGTTTGAGTACGGCCAGGTGAACCACGCACTGACGGCGGCCATGCGGATGCTGATGAAGGAGTACCTGATCCTGGTGACGCAGCTGGAGCACCTCCACCGGCAGGGCCTGCTCTCGCTGCAGAAGCTCTGGTTCTACATCCAGCCCACCATGCGCACCATGGAGATCCTCGCCTCCATCG CGACGTCAGTGGAGAAGGGGGATTGCATGGGCGGCTCGACGCTGAGTCTCCTCCATGACCGCACGTTTAACTACACGGGGGACAGCCAGGCGCAGGAGCTGTGTCTGTACCTCACTAAAGCGGCCAGCGTGCCCTACTTTGAGATCCTGGAGAAGTGGGTCTACCGGGGCATCATCAAAGATCCCTACAG TGAGTTCATGGTGGAGGAGCATGAGCTTCAGAAAGAGAAGATTCAGGAGGACTACAACGACAAATACTGGGACCAACGCTACACTATAATCCAGCATCGAATCCCTTCTTTCCTGCAAAAGATGGCTGACAAGATACTCAGTACAG GCAAGTATCTGAATGTAGTCCGAGAGTGTGGCCGAGACGTCACGTGTCCAGACGCCAAAGAGGTCCTCTACACCCTGAAGGAGCGGGCATATGTGGAACAGATTGAAAAGGCGTACAACTACGCCAGCAAGGTGCTGCTGGACTTCCTCATGGAGGAGAAGGAGCTTGTGTCGCGCTTGAG GTCCATAAAACATTACTTCCTGATGGACAAAGGTGATTTCTTCGTCCACTTCATGGACCTGACTGAAGAGGAGCTGAAGAAGCCTGTTGATGACATCATCCCTCCTCGGCTGGAAGCTCTTTTGGAGTTAGCCCTCCGCATGAGCACCGCAAACACGGATCCGTTCAAAGACGACCTAAAG ATCGACCTGATGCAGCACGACGTGATCACTCAGCTGCTCCGCGTGCTGGCCATCGAGACCAAGCAGGAGAAAGCCCTCATCAACGCCGACCCCACCGAGGTGTCCCTGTCCGGCCTCGAGGCCTTCTCCTTCGACTACATCGTCAAGTGGCCTCTCTCGCTCATCATCAACAG GAAAGCACTGACGCGCTACCAGATGCTGTTCAGACACATATTTTACTGTAAGCACGTGGAGCGGCTGCTCTGCAATGTCTGGATCAGCAACAAGATGGCCAAGCAGTTCTCCCTGCACTCGGCCAAATG gTTTTCCACTGCGTTTGCTCTCAGGCAGCGCATGCTCAACTTTGTGCAGAACATCCAGTACTACATGATGTTCGAGGTCATGGAGCCCACCTGGCACATCATGGAGAACAACCTCAAATCA GCATCAAACATTGATGATGTCCTATGCCACCACACTAGTTTCCTAGACAACTGTCTGAAGGACTGCATGCTGACCAACCCGGAGCTGCTGAAGATCTTCTCCAAGCTCATGTCCGTGTGCGTCATGTTCACAAACTGTATGCAG ACGTTCACCCTCAGCATGCGTCTGGATGGAGAGATGAACCGCCTGAGTAGAGAAGCTCCGTCTACCCAGAGTGAGCGTGCTGAGGAGGCAGAGAAGAAGAAGCAGGCCTCTAAG TTTGTGGCGGAGCACATGGAGGCGCTGCAGTCGGACGCGGGCTTCGAGGCGACCATCGGCAAGTTCGACAGCAACTTCAGCACCATGCTCCTGGACCTGCTGGACAAGCTGAGCATCTACAGCACCAACGACTGCGAGCACAGCATGATCAACATCATCTACCG GTTGGATTTCAACGGCTTCTACACCGAGCGCTTGGAGAAGATGGCTATCGAGCGGAGTCAGAAAGCCGCTGCGTGA